One Camelus ferus isolate YT-003-E chromosome 19, BCGSAC_Cfer_1.0, whole genome shotgun sequence genomic window, TGGAAGGTCTGGGCTGGTGTCACAGCTCCACCATGACCCACTGTTTGACTTTAGGAAgtcactccacctctctgagcctctgtcacCTTGCCTGTGGGGATGCTTCGTCCCGGTAGTGAGGAGGAGGCGAGGTGACAGGCGTGAACACACCTGTGCACAGTGGAATGCTTGGATGATATGAGGAGAATTGACTTGAACCCTCAAGAGGGTGGGGACCATGGAACTCGAGGCCACACGAGTTTCCTTTGCTGCAGCTCCAACCATACAGAATGTCACTGAGGGTAAAGATCACATTTACAGTCACCCTAAAACTGGTGAAACATCCAGAATTAAATCTGACAAGAACAGCACAGAAGTCACATGAAGAAAGCAATGACGCTTTACTAAAGATGTTGAAGGAAAACCTGAAGGCATGGAGAGAAGATACCatgttccagaaagagaagagctgATGTGGCCACAAGATTTGTCCTCCACAGGTGAATCCATAAAACCAGTGCCAGTTTAGCTGTTAAAAAAATGCAACGtggcaagctgattctaaagtttgtCTGAAAGAGAAAGTgtatcagaaacagaaataagaggGTATGTGGTATAGCACATACCAGCATATTTCCAAAGCTACAGTAACTTGAAGAGAGCAGTTTGGTGCAGGACTAGGCAGGGGcccaaggaagtgaaaaagacTGGAAGCTAGACACTGATTCTGTTTCCAAGCTACAGAGGAAAGATGAACTATTTGATAGTGGTACCATATTGTGGCCTTTGGGTAGCAATTCAGCAAAAATTAAACtagatccctacctcacactgtgcacaaaaataaattccagatgtaTGAAAGAGATTTTATACATCTAAATCTTGTGAGTGCACTTAAAAGCATATATTGTATCTATAGTGTGTAggtatgcacatatatattatacatagaTTATAAAATTAGTAGAAGAAAATAGGGAGTATATTGTTATAATCTTGGAACTGGGCAGGGCTTTCCTGACAATACATACAACTTAGAAGctacaaaggaaaagactgatttAACCATGtgtgtaaaattttcaaaaaaaaatctgctgaatgAAAGACACtttaaacaaatttgaaaaacaaacgaCTAGAAGAAAAGATGTAGAGCAGCTAGAGCAGAGAGACTGGAAGAGGCATTTGTGGGGGGAAGCGGGGTGTCTGTGGGTTTACTTTTCACCAAACCTCAGTATGCTGTGTTAATAACATTCTTGTTGATAACAAGAATGGTTCTCATAAAAACTATGGAAATAATGCTGGCTTGGATACGTTTGGCTCCCACGTCCACAGATTGCTGGGAGGGGTTAGGGAGAGGTGACCCCTTGAAGCCCACCCCACCATTGAGAGCATCAGAGGTCAGGTCCTGGAGCTGGGTGCTGGAGGGTCCCCGGGGGCTGGTGAGGATCCTGGCGGGTGGCCAGAGGGGCAGTTTCTGCAGCAGGACAGGGGCCTGTCCAGGCTGCTCTCCCAGGAGACAAGTGTATTTCTGATTTATCCACCTTCGTAATGCCCAGCTGAACCCTTGTCAGCCTCTCAACCGGCCTGCCCCTGCCCGTATGAAGTCTTTCTCTTGCAGGCTCCATCCCTATGCGCTTTCGAGCTCAGCCACCCTGCCAGCCTGGAAGGCCCTGCTTCGGGGCAGCATCTCCTGGGGTTGGGTTGGAGGTTGGCCCTGATCATTTACCTCAGTGATCGGTGATCGTTTACCCATCATTTACCCAGCACCTACTGGGTGCCTTGCTCTGTGCTGAGAGCTCCGTGGGCGGAACCATGGTACATACTCGCAGTAGATACTGGTTTCAGCATTTCTATAAGCTCTTGAGTAAATACTAAAACAGGTGGGACTAGGCTATGACAAAGCTTATGTACATAAAATGAGTGACTAATTTAGGGAACAGAAAATTTATGTCTGCATTTCTAATAGTACGCAGTGATGATATGGAACGTGCTATCAGAATTTATAGGATTTTCCTATGTTTCCAAAGTATCCCAGATTTTCTCCTGTACAagatttaagatattttataacttttttccaattttaaaagttgtggtaaaatatatataacataaaacttaaCCGTCTTAACCTTTTTCAAGCGTACAGCCCAGTGGTTTTAAATGTAGTCACGAtactgtgtaaccatcaccaccatccatctccatagttcattccattttgtaaaactgagactctgtacccattaaacaccaaccccccaccctctcctcccccagccctggcagccaTTATACTTCCatctctatgaacttgactactCCAGGTATCTCACGCACgtggaatcatactgtatttgtctttttgtgattggcttatttccttcagcataatgtcctcaaggttcccCCATGTTGTAGCGTATTGtggaattctcttcctttttaaaactggataatattccattatatgtatagaccacattttgtttatcctttcatctgttgatgaacacttaggttgcttccagctgttgtgaataatgctactatgaacacggGTGTATAAAtacctctttgagaccctgctttcagttcttttggatatatacccagaagtgggattgctgagtcatatggtaattctatttttaattttttgatgaattgCCATaatgttttctacagtggctgcacattcattcccactaacagtgcatgAGGagtccaatttctccacatcttcatccacagttactattttctgttttgggttttttgtttttttgataatagccatcctaatggatgtgaagtggtcTCATTGCAGTTTagatgtgcatttccctaatgatcagtgatgctgagcaagttttcatatgcttttttgccatttgtgtatcttcttgggagaaatgtctgttcaaaccctttgcccatttttgaattgggttgtttggtttttgttgttgcatTTTAGTTCTCtatgtattctgaatattaatctctcatcagatacatgatttgaaaatattctctcccgttctgtgggttgcctttttactttgtTGATACTGTCTTTTGATGCACACAATGGACTAGAAATATTTACACCTGGAAAAATAGAGTCCAGAGAGGGTGTATGTCTTGTCTAATGTCACACAGTAAATTGTCTGTGTGATGTTGAAACATTGTGGTGGTCAGGGGTCAGACTTCATCTCCCACCTTATCTGATACAATGGCCATAATCCTGTTCCCATTGTACAGACAGGGAGACTGAAAGGGCTgggtcttgcccaaggtcacacttgGGTCAGGGGCAGAGCTTGACTTGAAGCAGGGGAAGATGACCCACATATGGGTGTCAGAGTGTCTGGGTCTGAATCCTGGTGCTGCCCTTTGCTGGCTGTGACTTCTGGCAAGTCACCTTTTTGCTTGGAGACTTCActgtccccatctgtgaaatggggcttcATGGGGGTGTTGTAAGGGTTCCTGGTACCCAGAACAGGACTGATCGTTGCTAACTGGGCCTCAGGAGGCAAACCCTAGCCCACCCTCCCTTTTGGGGGTCAAAAGACACTCAGACTTGGGCTGGGGCATGAAGAATAAACTTTAATCTCTTTTGGGATGGGGGCTCTGGTTAGGCTGCTCTCTGGGTGGAGTCACAGAGCCATGCACACGCACTCGGTACAGGCAGGTGAAGCGTGGGTTCCCCCAGTTGCTTGATATCTTCACCTTGACTGCCCCAAAAGTCCTGGGAGGCTGGTTCTGGAAGAGAGTCATGACATGAGGCAGCTCACGCATCACCCCCCTCCAGGCCTGTCCAGAGGAGTGTTTGGGAGTCAGGGAGCAGGGAAACCTCTATTTCCTcagtgggggaaactgaggctcagagaggaatgGACTGTCCACACAGCAAGCCGATGCTCAGGGACTGGGATGGAACGGGCTGAGGCCAGAATGACAGACAGACTGTGATTGGGAACGTGTCCCAGGCTTTGGGCTCTGGCACACAGGTGCTCTGGGACTCTGGGGAAACCACTGCCTTCTCTGGGCTGCACTTCCCCCTCTGCAAGATGGGAGGGGTGATACCTGCTTCCCAGAGTTGCCGTGAGCACAACGAGAGACCTTGGGGCTGAGATAGCTTATGCGCACCAGGCACACAGTGATGCCAGCAGCAtggccccctccccttttcccccttaAGAGGGGATGGAGGCCAGTGAAAAAGGGTCCTTGGCCTGTGAGATCTCACTGGATGGTCTCAACCTCCCAGGAAATTACaccaggggaaactgaggcccagagaggaagggTGTGGCCTGAGATCATGCAGAATTTGTAGCTGGGTCAGGATTTGGGCCCATGTCATCCTGATTCCCAAACCCAGATACTCCACTGAGGCTCAGGGCCATTCCATCAGTCCCCCTCTCATCCTGCTTCTGTCCCCaactccctcctctccaggcctcagtttcccagcctGTGGTTGGACCAGGTGCTGATTATGTGGCCTCCCAGTGTGGAGACAGTGACCCTGGCCTGATGGGCCCCAACTGCTCAACACCTGCTGTCCCTGGGAGGGCCTGTAGTGGAGTAGGGGGTGGGGCTCCTGGGTGGGTCAGGGAAACAGGACAGCCAGGGATGGGGTGGGTCTCTTCAGGGTCTCACTCTCAGCCCTGAGCCTGGGCTCCATCACTCTGAGACTCTTGTTTCCTCATCCATCAAGGGCGTTAGTGACACCTGTGCACCTTCTCAGGCTGCTAGGGGATGAGGTGGGGCCCTCTGGGTAAAgccctgcacatagtaggtgctcaacacaGGCAGCTTTCTCACGTACCTGGAGCTGGAACATCTGAATGATGTTTTCTGGCTGAAACTGAAATGCCCCCAGGAACACCTCCTCCCTGGAGGAGACTTCCATGCCCTGGAGAACCAGAACCAAGGAGAAAGTGTCAGGTACAGGCAGGACCTCCAGAGGGTGCCGCCCCTCTCCAGCCGAGGCTTGCACACCTCTCAGGATGGGAAGCTCACTACCTGTTTGGGCACTGTTCCATTGCAGCACAGAGtaaaggggagggaagagcagcGGACCGGGAGTCAGAAGGTTGAGGGTCCACTTCTAACTCTGCTACTGACTTGTAAGGCTTGGTGTTTCCCTGTCCTTtctctagacctcagtttccttatcagtaacATGAGAGCTCAGTGGTCTCTGAAGACTACACAGGCTCTGAAAAGCTTGGGTTGAAACAGAATACTGTCTATCCCGTGTCCTGGAAGGCTGCCATCTACCCCAACCCTGGTCATTTCCAGCCTTAATCTCCAGAACCTCTAGGCTACGTGCGTTGTGTGACAGTTTatcacagcgcctggcacacgcCATCTGAGCTGTCCCCTCCGTGAAGCACCCTTCCCTGCCGGAGCATGCTCACATAGATGACAAAGTCCTTGGGGGCGGTGTCCAGGCTGCCTGACAGCGAGATGGTCTTGGGGATGTGCTGCAGGGTCAGGTTGGACAGGTAGACCTTCTGGGCCAGTCGGATGGTCACCTGGCCGCGGTCACCCGAGAAGGCCCAGCAGTTGCCAGGTGTCACGTTGGGCTGGAAGGGGCAGATGCAGTGAGGGCTAGGCTGGGTGGGTAGGTGAGAACGGATTCCTCATCCCACCTTGGCTCCCTGGACCATCTCGGTCCTTCTGGATGAGCCAGATCCTTTCTGTCTATGAAGTTTGGCTTGAGTACAACCAACTCCAGGAAGCTTCCCTGACTGGAGGCAGCAAGGATGAGCCTTCCCCTTAGCGCAGCACGGCAAGGGCAGGGGCCTTCTTGGGGCCTGAGGGTTCCCTGACCCTCAAGACTTGAGGGCTAGGTGAGGGGCCCTTTCCAGCACTGAAGCAGGTGGGCCCTTCCTGCTCCCGTCCCctacccctgcccagcccccagtggTCCCTGCTGTCTGTTCTCGCCTCTTGCCCTTGTCCCCGACTTCTccccagccaccccacccccatcaactgccccctttctctgtctctgccccaggcccccacccccttcactcTCACCCCAGGCGCTGCTTTCAGCTCCTGCCCCCAGATCCCTGGCCACGCCCCTGCCACTCTCCCCTTGCCCCCGCCACTCCTCCTGCCTCGAGGATCACGTCCGGGGGCTGGGCATAGTTCCACAGCCGGATCCAGTTCCAGTAGGAGCGAGCCTTGTCGTGGTTGTATGTGGCGGACGTTTGCTCAAAGTCGATGGAGGCCCCTGTATGGGAGGTGGTGGGCGGCGGGTCTCAGCTGAGCAGCCCTGGCTTCTGCCTGGTGGAGGGGAGTCTCCCTATGTGCCAGGGGAGGACTTTGGAAGAGTCACTGGTCCTCTCTGGACCTCGGTGTTCTCCTCTGGGAAATGGGAGTACTAATAGTAACGATAGTAGCAGTAAGATAGCCTCCACTTCACAGGGTGGTTGCGAGGCTGAAATGAGTTACTACACCAAACTTTGTCTGGCCTTGCCTGGTGCAAAGTAGTCACTTATGTCAACCTAGTTATTATAACCTAGTTATTATTACTATGGCCACTAgtatacccatttcacagaggaagaaactcgGCCCCGAGAGATTAGACTGATGCcctgtttctctgcctctgaCCCTGGTTCTTCTGCTCCgggcctcccctcccacctcagctGCCCTGAGAGAAAACAGGCAACTGTGGCAAGAAAACCAGCCGGGTGGCAGAGGTTCGCCCTGAGGACCAACTTCCCAGCAGCAGAGTGTGCGCTGGACCAGGACTGAAATCCACCCTCTGAAGCGTTTCTGGGGACACTGGAGGTGGCCgaccagtgggggaggggggaaatcaCTCACCTATCGACTTCAGGGCGAAGTCCGGCTTTTCGATGTAATCCCCTTGTATCATCTTCATGATTTTCTGGGCCATTTTTTGCTGTGAAGGCAGAAGACACAAGCTGTGCACTAGTCCACACGTGTGTTCATGCCAGGTGACGTGGCTGCAGGACCCCACTTGTCTTTACCTGCTTCCCCTGCCAATGGAGGCCAAGGCTGGTCCACACGCAGGGCTGGTCCACACGcagggctgcccccaccccacctactGGGTTTTCTCAATGCCTTCACACCTGCTGCGATGGGTGTCACACATGAGACAGGAGTCTCAGTGAAGTTAAGGGCAGGGggcctggagtcagacagacctttTCTGCTGTGCACCCTTGGTCTAGttactgccccctgccccctgattctctattttctttctttaattttaatttttcttttctttctttgaacaattttttgtggggggaggtaattaggtttatttatttatttttattattttttctttaatggaggtacaggggatcaaacccatgacctcatgcatgctaagcatgtgctctaccactgagctctaccctccctgctTTGATTTTCTTGTCTGTAAGATGGGATTATACCCAGGTCCAACTCCCACTTTTGTGAGGGTGAGAGCTGAGACTTACAAAGCCACTACTAGAGCCCAGGGCTTCACATATGTTCACACTTaccccctcccagcagccctgggaggttACACtaccatcatccccattttaataaggagaaactgaggcacaggagggTAACTCATATGCAGTCACACTGGTAAGAGGCAGCCCCAAGGACTTTCTTCTTGGGTAATGCTGACACTGCTGGAAtgggggccacactttgagaactgctgccctAAAAGAAGTgagtcagaggggagggtatagctcaagtggtagagcacatgcttagcatgaatgaggtacAATTAGAGGCTGAGAATCCAAGCTTTCCCCTGGAAGAAAAGGCTGCCAATGGGGTCAGCAATCCCCCAAGCAGGTTAAGTACAGAACACCAGGGACAAAAAAATATCCTACAAATTCCAAGGGATAAAAACAGACCACACTCAAAGGACCGATAATGAGTGCCATTAGACTTCTCTATAGCAACAGTATAAAATAGAACACAACAGTGgacctttttcaaaattctcagaGGAAACTACTTCCTATctggaattctatacccagccaaaCTATCAATCAAGTGCAACagtagaataaagacattttcaaacatgcaagttaaaaaaattaatatacctCCTATTTGACTCTTTCCCAGGAAATTACTGGGGGATGTGTGCCACCAAAACTTGGGAAATGAGGATCAGAGCATCAAACAAAGAGAGAAGATAGGTGTTTGGGGGCAGAATGGCCAGCATCTCACCTCATCTGACATGGCTTCCATCTCCTGGAGCTTGGCAATGAGCTGATTCACGTCACCTCGGAGGTCCTGGATTTCCCCAGTGTGATGTCGTACCTTCTCTTGGTACATCCTTGCAAACAAGGAGTGAGAACATAGACTGATTTGTGATGCTGCTACTATCAACCTCAGCTTCTACCTTTGCCAGTCAGCCCACAAAGAACTAGCTTCACATTTTCCCACTCTTCTGGACCTACCCAGAAGGTACTTATCTTCAAAACATTACATATGCTTGGAATATCCTTAAACCCAGCTCATTCCttccaaatattcaaatattttatatgcagttAAGGATGCTACCATCAGGTAGTGTCTTGTtggttaaaatttcttttcaggtaccATTggctgagcacttactatggtCCAGAACTATTTAAGAGAGTTTACATCTTCTGTAATACCCATAATTACCTAGAACAAAGTGGGTGGTATGTTTCATCTCCTAACAGAGGGGTCAAAGCCCCAGAGAAGTGAACTGACTTGCTTAAGTTCAGTCGGGAAGGAATATGGGAGCTGGTATTTAAACCCAGTTTGGTCTGACTGCAGAGTCCACATTCTTAGCCAGTACATCCCCAGTCCTTGTTATAGCTCTGGTTTTTAGGTGATAATAGGACTACTGAGCAGATTCTTCTTACCTCAAGCTTTGCAGTGGACTCCTTATGCTGTCATCCTGGTAGGGTGTTGAGGAAAGCAAGGATTCTCCTTCAGACGGCCAAATCTGGGCCCAATAGATCTtcttccatccatcctcccacAACTATAAATCCATCCTTTCATCCACTTTCCTATGTATtcttccatccacccacccacccacctaccatCCATTCAAAATCCAATTTAGTCTCCTTTTTATTCATCCATCCTCATCCACATTCACAGACCCTCCCACCCATCTACCATCCCATCCATCCACCCTTTCCCATCCATCTGCTCCTCCATTTATCCAATCTTCCTCATCCATCTCCCCTCCTATCCATCTACCTTATCTTCTCCTCTGACCCTCTCATCAATCTATGCGTGCATGCATCCAGCTACCCTCCCATCTATCCACCATTCTATTCaactatccattcatccatccatccatccatccatccacccatccatttacTTAGGTATATCCCCTTCGATTTCCCATCCTCACTCGTATCCATAGGCTCTTTCATTCATCGATCCATCTATCTCCCATCCATTTCCCCCCATCCCTACATCTACTCCCTCCATTCACACTCTCATCTGGACATCTAGATGACCAATATTGATCATGGCAACCTTGTGCTTGGCCTTGAAGTGGACATTACTGGAATGAATCAGATCTGGCTCTGCCTTTAAGGACTTCCAATACAGTTGGGGAAATAAGTTATGATTATAAAAAATTGCattaataattacagaaaattgtgggaagagagagggaggtttGGATACCTCTGCTTGGGTGtttctggaggaggtgatatTTTAGCTGGATCTTGAAGCATATAGTAGAGTTCataagaggagagggagggacaggcacATCAGATCCTTTCTCTCTAGGCCTTTTGAGACTCTTTGCTGTCCTCAGACAGAGAGCTCTGGCTGCtgatttcctcctccttcctccccaggaacACAAAGAAAATGGTCTCATCTCATTTGAGCAGAAGAATAAACTGCCTTGAGTAGAAAGAGGAATGTCTTCTCTGGCCTCACTATCCCACTTTAGGTGGGGCCTTGATAAGGGAGAGATGGGTCACCTCTGGGATTGAGTGGCAGGAGAGGCATACTAGAGGAGGGACTATGCATCTGGTCCTTGAAAGTCACATTTTGGCGGGAGAGATGGGTTCGAGGTGGGTGGCATGGCAAAGGCAGAGATTTGGAGCTGAAATGAGTCAGAAACTGAGTAGGGTTCAGATGCGGTAAGAGTGAAAGGAGCTTATGAAGTTGACATTGACTGGTTGGGGTGAGGCCAGTCAGTGGTAGGGCCTGAAAAGAGCATATACTCACCTGCCAGACTTCCATTTTGGACGGTAAGTGCATAGAGCATATCCAGAACCCTGTGGGGCCAGGGGAATGAGAATGAGCCATTTCAGTGAAAAGTTGAGCTTAGGCTCTGGAGTTAAGgcacctggattcaaatcccagccttGCCATATACTAGTATTGTGCAGCATTGGGAgaatttacttaatctctctatacctcagtttccttctctgcaaaatggaaataatgctaATATCCACTTCATGATTGAATGACATCATATATGCAAAGTGTCTCATGTAAATCAAATAATCCatgtttcctcttccttccttgtctcagtcctgctggggataactgatgaaaagaaaaaagggcgTGGTCTCTCCTGCATTTTATGATCTCCATGCTGCCTGAAACCCCATCATTCAAGCCATTATGAAAAGCCTTTAAACCCTATTTGTTGTTCATGataaaacactcaacaaaccAGGAACAGAATGaaacttcctcaatctgataaaggccatttatgaaaaACCCAAAGCTAACGTCATACTTAACGGTGAAAGGTTGGATGCATTCTCcctaagaccaggaacaagaccAGGATGTCTGCTCTTGCCATCTCTATTTAACAGTATTCTGGAGATTCAAACCAGGTcaattaatcaagaaaaagaaataaaaggcaaatgacCTGATCTTGCCTATGGAAATTCTAAAGTATCCAACACTGGGTGTCTTGCCCCGTGTCAGAAGTAATCgatgagttcagcaaggttgtaggatacaaggtcagtacacaaaaatcaactgtgcAGTTGACCTCTGACAACAAGGGTTTGAACTGTGGGAGTCCACTTACCTgcacttgtatttttttcaataaatatacagtcTGCCCTCCATATTGAGGTGTTTCACATCCACAGAGTCAATCAACTGTTGATCAAAATTTCCATCCGCGGTTGGTGGAATCCGTGCATGCAAAACCTGCAGGTAAGGCAGGCTGACTCTATCCATTGTACTGTGTGATTTAATATAAGAGACTTGAGTATCTCCAGATTTTGGTACATacaggggctcctggaaccaattcccctgCGGATattgagggatgactgtatttcTAAACACTAGCAGTGAactatctgaaaatgaaattaagaaaacaattccatttatagtaGCATctcaaagaatgaaatatttaggagtaaatttaacaaaagaagcaTAAAACTTGCATTCTGAGAACTATAAAAcctcattaaaagaaatgaaagaagatgtAGAGATATCAATCAATCATGGAAAGACAGCCcaatgttcatggattggaagacttaatattctTAAGGTGACACTGCTCCCCAAATTCATCTAtggtcaatgcaatccctatggccttttttgcagaaatgggaAAGCTGATCCTAAAGTTCATATGGAGACGTAAGGAATCCataacagccaaaacaatcttaaaaagaacaaatttggaggactcacacttatacagttcaaaacttactataaagctttAGCACTCAATCCAGGGTAGGATTAgcaaacagacatacagatcaacggaacagaactGAGAATTAATCCAGACATGAACCCtcatatttatggtcaattgattttcaataaGGGTGCCAGACaattcagtgggggaaagaatgctcttctcaataaatggtgctggagcaactgtATATCTACATTCAAAAGAATAAGGTTGGACACTTACCTcccaccatatacaaaaattaactgaaaaatggACTATGTATCTAAATGTAagggctaaaactataaaaattttaagagaaaacacaGGAGTAAACCCTCATGGCTTTGGGTTAGGCAATGACACCAAGagcacaaaagaaaacatagatagcTTGGActtagttaaaattttaaaattttgtgctgCAAAGGACAAGAAAGACAACccacaaaataagagaaaatatttgcaaatcatatatctgataagggacttgtatccagactGTATTAGGAACCCTAATAACTCATtaacaacaacacaaaaaacccaatataaaatataaaaatgggcaaagatctgaatagacctttctccaaaaaagata contains:
- the SUN5 gene encoding SUN domain-containing protein 5, giving the protein MPRSSRSPGDSCDPPQDVAHVLRDARPRRIIQRGRNICRMAEEPLPNTSDAFLLPIRINVPAPGLMQCVLGCMSWITCLACFLRTQAHQVLFGTCRCKLLFQKLMEKTGVLILCAFGFWICSMHLPSKMEVWQDDSIRSPLQSLRMYQEKVRHHTGEIQDLRGDVNQLIAKLQEMEAMSDEQKMAQKIMKMIQGDYIEKPDFALKSIGASIDFEQTSATYNHDKARSYWNWIRLWNYAQPPDVILEPNVTPGNCWAFSGDRGQVTIRLAQKVYLSNLTLQHIPKTISLSGSLDTAPKDFVIYGMEVSSREEVFLGAFQFQPENIIQMFQLQNQPPRTFGAVKVKISSNWGNPRFTCLYRVRVHGSVTPPREQPNQSPHPKRD